One Chitinophaga parva DNA segment encodes these proteins:
- a CDS encoding S1C family serine protease, whose product MTIKKPASLTLAMAFLCGYAHAQAPTLQTAVHNAVQRAYAASVRIFPYDSVTNMQTGAPFSGVVVTADGFILTAAHVCEPGHIYKVNFPNGTSVNAKGCAQIALDHIAPDVATMRILPAGQYPFAAMGRTDAVKTGEPCISIACPESLFNPLPTLRFGRIGALQNEKGFMVSTCIMEPGDSGGPLFDLMGRVIGLHSAVDTIEAHNFEVPVDLYRRYWTALQHDTTYRAYPTTMDAVPAEDKADSIRYFTSLKASAPALPRALVSLYSNKSGRAAGTLFGGRLIVSKSSQVGDTVWLLKGKKRMPVHVIRRDKANDLVLLEATGTQEGGLPLLPTAALPEPGTFLWTPVADGKPLQSIMGAAPYEVFKFFSAGSLGAMCGRNLPLKFTMVKPGSVADKAGLRAGDVLREINGAPVKEAMDFGSQLMGCWPGDTVHFVLQRGDSSFATSVVLAVRTFDVPNHASEHVAGGFSKIRDGFKDKVFSHDAVVTPENCGGPVFGPDGVFCGINIARHSRASVLVMPASVIYTFIGDAAVTR is encoded by the coding sequence ATGACCATTAAAAAACCGGCTTCGCTCACCCTGGCGATGGCCTTTTTATGCGGCTACGCCCATGCACAGGCGCCTACCTTACAAACCGCCGTACACAATGCCGTACAACGCGCTTACGCTGCCAGCGTGCGCATCTTCCCGTACGATTCCGTTACCAACATGCAAACGGGCGCTCCGTTCAGTGGCGTAGTGGTCACCGCGGATGGCTTCATCCTCACCGCTGCCCACGTGTGTGAGCCGGGACACATTTACAAAGTAAATTTCCCCAATGGCACCAGCGTAAATGCAAAAGGCTGCGCGCAAATAGCGCTGGACCATATTGCGCCGGATGTGGCCACCATGCGCATCCTGCCCGCGGGGCAGTACCCGTTTGCCGCAATGGGGCGCACAGACGCAGTAAAAACAGGAGAACCCTGCATCAGCATTGCCTGCCCTGAAAGCCTGTTCAATCCTTTGCCCACGTTGCGTTTTGGCCGCATCGGCGCATTACAGAACGAAAAGGGGTTTATGGTCTCCACCTGCATCATGGAGCCCGGTGATTCCGGCGGCCCTTTGTTTGACCTGATGGGGCGCGTGATAGGCCTGCATAGCGCTGTAGATACCATAGAAGCACACAACTTTGAAGTGCCGGTAGACCTGTACCGCCGCTACTGGACAGCATTACAGCACGATACCACGTACCGCGCATATCCCACCACTATGGATGCTGTGCCGGCAGAGGACAAAGCAGACAGCATCCGGTATTTTACCTCCCTGAAAGCCAGTGCCCCGGCTTTGCCCCGTGCGCTGGTAAGCCTTTACAGCAACAAGTCCGGGCGCGCTGCAGGCACCTTATTTGGCGGGCGGCTTATCGTCAGCAAAAGCTCGCAGGTAGGAGATACCGTGTGGTTGTTAAAAGGTAAAAAGCGTATGCCCGTGCACGTTATACGCAGGGATAAGGCAAATGACCTGGTACTGTTGGAAGCAACAGGAACGCAGGAAGGCGGGCTGCCCTTGCTGCCAACGGCCGCCCTGCCGGAACCGGGCACTTTCCTGTGGACGCCCGTTGCAGACGGTAAGCCCCTGCAAAGCATTATGGGCGCTGCACCTTACGAAGTGTTCAAATTCTTCAGCGCCGGCAGCCTGGGTGCCATGTGCGGACGGAACCTGCCGTTAAAGTTTACGATGGTGAAGCCCGGCTCCGTGGCGGACAAGGCCGGCCTACGGGCAGGTGACGTGCTGCGCGAGATCAACGGTGCCCCGGTGAAGGAAGCTATGGATTTTGGCAGCCAGCTCATGGGCTGCTGGCCGGGGGATACCGTACACTTTGTGTTGCAGCGCGGCGACAGCAGTTTTGCTACGAGCGTAGTCCTGGCGGTGCGCACGTTTGATGTGCCCAACCATGCGTCGGAACATGTGGCCGGTGGCTTCAGTAAGATCCGGGACGGGTTTAAGGATAAAGTATTCTCCCACGATGCGGTGGTAACGCCGGAAAACTGTGGTGGGCCGGTGTTTGGGCCGGATGGCGTTTTCTGCGGTATCAACATCGCAAGGCATAGCCGGGCCAGTGTGCTGGTCATGCCGGCCAGTGTGATCTATACTTTTATTGGTGATGCGGCTGTAACCAGGTAA
- a CDS encoding alpha/beta fold hydrolase has translation MKYLLTLLLLFPAAWLPAQSIYSKAFGQPGNPALIFIHGGPGSSAMAFELTTAQRLADSGFYVIAYDRRGEGRSAADSAQYNFTQTFADLENLYHQYHLQKATLLAMSFGGIVATRFAVQHPDQVQRLVLISALLNLQETYQTILRSSRAHYMATHDTARLHALDTVERLDPYSMAFRKACFRNASQNGYFATPQPTAQARALYRQLDSNATYQRISGTQNDRAINTFFETEHYTHINILPDLRRLTAAGMPLYALYGKDDGLYSPAQVAAVAKIAGKGHLQYLEHASHTLFIDRQDAFVPALVTWLQPHHQ, from the coding sequence ATGAAGTACTTATTGACCCTCCTCCTGCTCTTTCCCGCAGCATGGCTGCCCGCGCAATCCATTTACAGCAAAGCCTTTGGCCAACCCGGTAACCCGGCGCTGATCTTTATCCACGGAGGTCCTGGCAGCAGTGCCATGGCCTTTGAGCTTACTACCGCGCAAAGACTGGCCGACAGCGGCTTTTACGTGATTGCCTACGACCGCCGCGGGGAAGGCCGTTCCGCGGCAGACAGTGCGCAGTATAATTTCACACAAACCTTTGCAGACCTGGAGAACCTGTACCACCAGTATCACCTGCAAAAGGCCACCTTACTGGCTATGAGCTTTGGCGGTATTGTGGCCACCCGGTTTGCCGTGCAGCATCCCGACCAGGTGCAGCGCCTGGTGCTGATCAGCGCCCTGCTCAACCTCCAGGAAACCTATCAAACCATCCTGCGGAGCAGCCGTGCCCATTACATGGCCACGCACGATACCGCCCGCCTGCATGCGCTGGACACGGTTGAAAGGCTGGATCCCTATTCCATGGCCTTTCGCAAGGCCTGCTTCCGCAATGCATCGCAGAACGGCTACTTTGCCACGCCGCAGCCCACTGCACAGGCCCGCGCCCTGTACCGGCAGCTGGACAGCAACGCCACCTACCAGCGCATTTCCGGCACCCAGAACGACCGGGCCATCAACACTTTTTTTGAAACGGAACATTATACGCATATCAACATCCTGCCGGACCTGCGGCGCTTAACTGCCGCCGGCATGCCGTTGTATGCCCTGTATGGAAAAGATGACGGATTGTACTCCCCGGCGCAGGTGGCCGCGGTAGCAAAAATTGCCGGCAAAGGCCACCTCCAATACCTGGAACATGCCTCGCATACCTTGTTCATTGACCGGCAGGATGCGTTTGTACCTGCACTCGTTACCTGGTTACAGCCGCATCACCAATAA
- a CDS encoding lactonase family protein produces MKKHASKIAGIAALGLLPFNSLSAQTAPKPNASEPYLILGTYTNGNSKGIYVYKFNTQTGDATEVSHAETSNPSFVSISPDQHYVYAVNEDKGPGSVTSFSFDHASGTLKEINKLPSEGESPCYVATTHNGKFIAVANYSSGTYAVYPVSNGHIGAPVEKLADEGTGPNKDRQEKAHAHATIFSPDNKFMFVNDLGTDKIMVYHFNDATGKLTAAKPPFVSVEPGAGPRHLVFDKSTKFAYLMTEMGGKVIVFQYNNGQFREIQTISSHPADFKGEKGSADIHLSPDGRFLYASNRGDANSIAIFKRDAATGKLTSIGFEPTKGIMPRNFNFDPSGNFLLVAHQASNDVVIFKVNKQTGALTDTGKRIKVGSPVCVQWIR; encoded by the coding sequence ATGAAAAAACACGCATCAAAGATAGCCGGCATAGCGGCGCTGGGACTGCTGCCTTTTAACAGCCTTTCCGCGCAAACCGCTCCCAAACCCAATGCCAGCGAGCCTTACCTCATCCTGGGCACTTACACGAACGGCAACAGCAAGGGCATCTACGTCTACAAATTCAACACCCAGACCGGTGATGCTACGGAAGTAAGTCATGCGGAAACTTCCAACCCGTCTTTCGTAAGCATTTCCCCGGATCAGCATTATGTATACGCAGTAAATGAAGACAAGGGCCCCGGCTCCGTTACATCCTTTTCCTTTGACCATGCCAGCGGCACGCTCAAAGAGATCAACAAACTGCCTTCCGAAGGTGAATCGCCTTGCTATGTAGCCACAACACACAACGGCAAGTTCATTGCCGTAGCTAATTACAGCAGTGGTACCTACGCGGTGTATCCTGTAAGCAATGGACACATTGGTGCGCCGGTAGAAAAACTGGCTGATGAAGGCACCGGCCCTAATAAAGACCGCCAGGAAAAGGCACACGCGCATGCGACCATCTTTTCACCGGACAATAAATTCATGTTCGTCAATGACCTGGGCACAGACAAGATCATGGTGTACCACTTCAATGACGCCACCGGCAAACTTACTGCTGCCAAGCCACCTTTTGTAAGCGTGGAGCCGGGCGCAGGCCCCCGCCACCTGGTGTTTGACAAAAGCACCAAATTTGCCTACCTGATGACGGAAATGGGCGGCAAGGTGATCGTATTCCAGTACAACAATGGCCAGTTCAGGGAAATACAAACCATTTCCAGCCACCCGGCAGATTTTAAAGGAGAGAAGGGCTCGGCAGATATTCACCTTTCCCCGGATGGCAGATTCCTGTATGCGTCTAACCGCGGCGATGCCAACTCCATCGCCATTTTTAAGCGCGATGCAGCCACCGGAAAGCTTACCAGCATTGGTTTTGAGCCTACGAAGGGCATCATGCCCCGCAACTTCAACTTTGACCCCAGCGGTAACTTCCTGCTGGTGGCCCACCAGGCCAGCAATGACGTGGTGATCTTCAAAGTGAACAAACAAACCGGTGCGCTAACGGACACGGGTAAACGCATTAAAGTGGGTAGCCCCGTTTGCGTGCAATGGATCAGATAA
- a CDS encoding SRPBCC family protein translates to MATLITVANTVNAPAEKVWEYWNNPDHVTRWNAASPDWHTPVAFNDLKPGGKFNYRMEAKDGSFGFDFGGVYDVVEQNKRIAYTMGDNRKVNTLFTPTPEGIHVETTFEAEDTHSLEQQQAGWQSILDNFKNYTEKQ, encoded by the coding sequence ATGGCTACGCTTATCACCGTTGCGAACACGGTAAACGCACCCGCAGAAAAAGTTTGGGAATACTGGAACAATCCTGACCATGTCACCCGCTGGAACGCCGCCTCACCAGACTGGCACACACCCGTGGCTTTCAACGACCTGAAGCCCGGTGGCAAATTCAACTACCGCATGGAAGCCAAAGACGGCAGCTTTGGGTTCGATTTTGGCGGAGTGTACGACGTGGTGGAGCAGAACAAACGCATTGCCTACACCATGGGAGACAACCGCAAAGTGAACACGCTTTTTACGCCCACACCGGAAGGCATTCATGTTGAAACCACCTTTGAAGCGGAAGACACGCACAGCCTGGAGCAGCAGCAGGCTGGCTGGCAGTCCATACTGGACAACTTTAAAAATTATACGGAAAAGCAATAG
- a CDS encoding flavin-containing monooxygenase, with protein MQDTPTLIIGASFAGLATAAALQRRGLPFVLIEKAAGVGAPWHQHYERLHLHTHKEFSHLPFRKFPAATPRYPSRQEVVDYLEDYARALQLQPLFDTEALSITYKDGRWFTATDQRTFVSDNLVMATGAFSKPRPVAFPGLSSFTGDVMHSHEYRNAKAYAGKAVLVVGFGNSACEIAMDLAEQGAKPAMAVRSPVNIVPRDVLGVPVVTLSWMMRNLSPHVADAISAPLMHLLIGDVQDLGLQAMPYGPLEQIQRDGKAPVLDMGVVRMIRRGQIGIYDDVDHLEGHTVFFKGGEAARFDAIIAATGYEPNHKELLQVGPERFDDLRNPVSKQAYFGKDGLYFCGYWISPTGQIHEISSDALSIAAAIAKKAGH; from the coding sequence ATGCAGGATACTCCTACGCTGATCATAGGCGCCAGCTTTGCCGGACTGGCCACTGCCGCGGCTTTACAGCGCCGGGGGCTGCCCTTTGTTCTTATTGAAAAAGCCGCGGGCGTGGGCGCGCCCTGGCACCAGCATTACGAGCGCCTGCACCTGCATACCCACAAGGAATTTTCGCACCTGCCTTTCCGGAAGTTTCCTGCTGCAACACCGCGCTATCCCAGCCGCCAGGAGGTGGTGGATTACCTGGAAGATTATGCACGCGCCCTGCAACTGCAGCCCCTTTTTGATACGGAAGCACTTTCTATTACTTACAAAGACGGGCGCTGGTTTACCGCCACGGACCAGCGCACGTTTGTGTCTGATAATCTGGTGATGGCAACGGGCGCTTTCAGCAAACCCCGGCCAGTGGCCTTTCCTGGCTTGTCGTCCTTTACCGGTGACGTCATGCATAGCCATGAGTACCGGAATGCAAAAGCATATGCGGGCAAGGCCGTACTGGTGGTGGGATTTGGCAACTCCGCGTGTGAGATTGCAATGGACCTGGCGGAGCAGGGCGCTAAACCCGCCATGGCCGTACGTTCGCCGGTAAATATTGTGCCGCGGGACGTACTGGGTGTGCCGGTAGTGACCCTCAGCTGGATGATGCGCAACCTTTCACCCCACGTGGCAGACGCAATCAGTGCTCCCCTCATGCACCTGCTTATTGGCGATGTGCAGGACCTGGGCCTGCAGGCCATGCCTTATGGACCGTTGGAGCAAATACAGCGGGACGGCAAAGCCCCTGTGCTGGACATGGGCGTAGTACGCATGATCCGGCGCGGGCAGATCGGGATCTATGATGACGTGGACCACCTGGAAGGGCACACTGTATTTTTCAAAGGAGGAGAAGCGGCCCGCTTTGATGCGATCATTGCAGCCACCGGGTACGAACCTAATCATAAGGAACTGCTGCAAGTAGGGCCGGAGCGCTTTGATGACCTGCGCAATCCGGTAAGTAAGCAGGCCTACTTTGGCAAAGATGGCTTATACTTCTGTGGCTACTGGATCAGTCCCACCGGGCAGATACACGAGATCAGCAGTGATGCCCTCAGTATTGCGGCAGCCATCGCAAAAAAGGCTGGCCATTGA
- the dgt gene encoding dGTP triphosphohydrolase has protein sequence MDLNRLYSDKRIGSSNTNYKSAGETRSAFQRDFDRIIFSSAFRRLQNKTQVFPLPGSVFVHNRLTHSLEVASVGRSLGTSIGEFICERFASHLTDDSKEFYKYSLYNVIAAACLCHDIGNPAFGHSGEDAISSYFRKHESDLKHLFTDKEWADLVNFEGNANAVRILTQQQNGKSEGGLKLTHSTISAIAKYPCESIANDKKFIHRKKFGFFQSEADAFSRIAEATLMQVESRDPLIFRRHPFVWLVEAADDICYNIIDLEDAHRLHIIEHTACMDMLCSLVASLAPGDMAYVQKQLDNISDKNDQVSYLRAKCIAELTKRSIHIYQENIDSYLDGSATQPLFDAIKKESKGLQAIMDFSLHNIYNHRAVVEIENAGYNVMYKLLSHFIPPVTMDAGKRTKADKKAIQLIPSQFLYEQESTYKKVMGVLDYVSGMTDNYATDLYRKIQGIDIGMTI, from the coding sequence ATGGATCTAAACAGGCTGTACTCAGATAAACGCATCGGCAGTTCCAACACTAACTATAAAAGCGCCGGCGAGACCAGGAGTGCGTTCCAGCGCGACTTTGACCGCATTATTTTTTCTTCCGCTTTCCGCAGGCTGCAGAATAAGACGCAGGTATTCCCCTTACCCGGCAGCGTGTTTGTGCACAACCGGCTTACCCACTCCTTGGAAGTGGCGTCTGTAGGGCGTTCCCTGGGCACGTCCATTGGCGAATTTATCTGTGAGCGTTTTGCATCCCATCTCACGGACGACAGTAAAGAATTTTACAAATACAGCCTGTACAATGTAATTGCAGCGGCCTGTCTTTGCCACGACATTGGCAATCCGGCGTTTGGGCATTCCGGCGAGGATGCCATTTCCAGTTATTTCCGCAAGCATGAAAGTGATCTCAAACATTTGTTCACGGACAAGGAATGGGCAGACCTGGTGAACTTTGAAGGCAATGCCAATGCGGTACGGATCTTAACACAGCAGCAAAACGGCAAGTCGGAAGGCGGGCTAAAGCTCACGCACTCTACCATTTCCGCTATTGCCAAGTATCCCTGTGAGTCCATTGCCAACGATAAAAAGTTCATCCATCGCAAGAAGTTTGGTTTCTTCCAATCGGAGGCGGATGCATTTTCCCGCATTGCAGAAGCCACATTGATGCAGGTGGAATCGCGGGACCCGCTTATCTTTCGCCGTCACCCGTTTGTATGGCTGGTGGAAGCGGCAGATGATATTTGCTATAATATCATTGACCTGGAAGATGCGCACCGGCTCCACATCATAGAACATACTGCCTGCATGGATATGCTGTGCAGCCTCGTGGCATCCCTGGCTCCCGGGGATATGGCCTACGTGCAAAAACAACTGGATAACATCAGCGATAAGAACGACCAGGTGTCTTACCTGCGCGCCAAGTGCATTGCTGAGCTGACCAAGCGGTCCATCCACATTTACCAGGAAAACATAGATAGCTATCTGGATGGAAGTGCCACCCAGCCGCTGTTTGATGCGATCAAAAAAGAAAGTAAAGGATTGCAGGCCATCATGGATTTTTCCCTGCATAATATCTATAATCATCGTGCCGTAGTGGAGATCGAGAACGCGGGTTATAACGTAATGTACAAGCTCCTCTCCCACTTCATTCCCCCGGTGACGATGGATGCGGGAAAGCGTACCAAGGCAGATAAAAAGGCTATCCAGCTGATACCCTCCCAGTTCCTGTATGAGCAGGAAAGCACGTATAAAAAAGTAATGGGCGTATTGGATTATGTATCCGGCATGACGGATAATTATGCAACGGACCTGTACCGCAAGATCCAGGGGATTGATATCGGCATGACGATCTGA
- a CDS encoding TetR/AcrR family transcriptional regulator → MRPKNTAKEDAIRSIAMQMIQEEGLENLSMQRLAKAANVSPRTIYIKYENKEDLLIKLYVDEALGKYEAAVLEGFSEGMAFAEGVHKLWSNGFRFLTRHREYFAIMQYGKSSPLLNKAYQERGIIQGSYFQPIHRFLDRHAKAGTIHRFPDEVRRALLFSPVMELVSEYFDYQDRPKQLITEKLLKQACDTVIKGMLK, encoded by the coding sequence ATGAGACCTAAAAACACCGCAAAAGAAGACGCGATCCGCAGCATTGCCATGCAGATGATCCAGGAAGAAGGCCTGGAAAATCTGAGCATGCAACGCCTGGCCAAGGCGGCCAACGTATCGCCGCGGACCATTTATATCAAATATGAGAACAAGGAAGACCTGCTCATCAAGCTCTATGTGGATGAGGCCCTGGGTAAGTATGAAGCCGCCGTACTGGAGGGTTTCAGTGAAGGGATGGCCTTTGCCGAAGGCGTGCACAAACTCTGGAGCAATGGGTTCCGCTTTCTCACCAGGCACCGTGAATACTTTGCCATTATGCAGTATGGCAAGTCATCGCCCCTGCTCAATAAAGCCTACCAGGAGCGTGGCATTATCCAGGGCAGCTATTTCCAGCCCATCCACCGCTTCCTGGACCGGCATGCAAAAGCCGGCACTATCCATAGATTTCCCGATGAAGTAAGGCGGGCCCTGTTGTTCTCGCCCGTGATGGAGCTGGTGAGTGAATATTTCGACTACCAGGACAGGCCAAAGCAGCTCATCACGGAAAAACTGCTGAAACAGGCTTGTGACACAGTGATCAAAGGAATGCTTAAATAA
- a CDS encoding FAD-dependent oxidoreductase, translated as MNPVNNKRIAIVGGGPGGLTLARLLLPGGAAVKVYERDVSRSVRVQGATLDLHDESGLAALRKAGLMAAFEQHYRPGADHMRVVDKHGVIRFDEMAGPTEGVYFRPEIDRGPLRNLLLDSLQEDTVVWNSHFQDMQAEGKGWRLHFKNGTSAYADIVIGADGANSRLRPYLTDIVAFYSGYTAIEGAVYDSAKNVPVLHTLLHGGKIFALGDDKTLVLSSKGDGSLVFYTGFKAPENWVKENGLDLNDKAQMKAWFQEAFAGWDALWLPLFEQSAGSFIARPLYCMPLDQHWQSQPNLTLLGDAAHLMPPYAGEGVNMAMLDALELSACLLDPAFHTAHEAIAAYERQMLTRASATAQMTLEQTDALHREGNLQYMLDMFDPEKQ; from the coding sequence ATGAACCCTGTTAACAACAAACGCATTGCCATTGTGGGCGGTGGCCCCGGTGGCCTCACCCTGGCCCGCCTGCTGCTGCCGGGCGGCGCTGCTGTAAAGGTATATGAAAGGGACGTGAGCCGCAGTGTAAGGGTGCAGGGTGCCACGCTGGACCTGCATGATGAAAGCGGCCTCGCAGCCCTGCGCAAAGCCGGTCTCATGGCGGCTTTTGAACAGCACTACCGCCCCGGTGCAGATCACATGCGCGTAGTGGACAAGCACGGCGTGATCCGTTTTGATGAAATGGCCGGCCCCACGGAGGGCGTGTATTTCCGCCCGGAAATAGACCGCGGTCCTTTACGCAACCTGTTACTGGATTCCCTGCAGGAAGATACCGTGGTGTGGAACAGCCACTTCCAGGATATGCAGGCGGAAGGCAAAGGTTGGCGCTTACATTTTAAGAACGGTACCAGCGCTTATGCGGATATCGTGATCGGGGCGGATGGCGCTAATTCCAGGTTGCGCCCTTATCTCACGGACATTGTTGCTTTTTACTCCGGCTACACCGCTATTGAAGGGGCGGTGTACGACTCCGCCAAGAACGTACCGGTACTGCATACGCTGCTGCACGGGGGGAAGATCTTTGCCCTGGGTGATGACAAGACGCTGGTCTTAAGTTCCAAAGGTGATGGCAGCCTGGTATTTTATACGGGGTTTAAAGCGCCGGAGAACTGGGTAAAGGAAAATGGTTTGGATCTCAATGATAAGGCACAGATGAAGGCATGGTTCCAGGAAGCCTTTGCCGGCTGGGATGCGCTATGGTTGCCACTTTTTGAGCAGTCTGCCGGTAGCTTCATTGCGCGCCCGCTGTATTGCATGCCGCTGGACCAGCACTGGCAAAGCCAGCCCAATCTTACGTTGCTGGGGGATGCGGCCCACCTCATGCCTCCATATGCCGGCGAGGGTGTGAACATGGCGATGCTGGATGCATTGGAACTTAGTGCATGCCTGCTCGATCCCGCCTTCCACACGGCACACGAAGCCATTGCCGCTTATGAAAGACAGATGCTGACCCGCGCATCGGCCACTGCGCAAATGACATTGGAACAAACAGATGCCTTGCACAGGGAAGGAAACCTGCAGTACATGCTGGATATGTTTGACCCGGAGAAACAATAA
- a CDS encoding DUF1330 domain-containing protein yields MPAYVIIEVTILNPELIKQYQALAPATLAPFGGRYIARGGHNTTLEGGWEPQRMTLIEFPSVENAKAWWHSDAYSQARATRKDAATMRMVITEGL; encoded by the coding sequence ATGCCAGCTTACGTTATCATTGAAGTAACGATCCTCAACCCGGAACTCATCAAGCAATACCAGGCGCTCGCTCCTGCTACCCTGGCCCCTTTCGGCGGCCGTTACATTGCCCGTGGCGGCCACAATACCACGTTGGAAGGCGGCTGGGAACCGCAGCGCATGACGCTTATCGAATTTCCCAGTGTAGAAAATGCAAAAGCCTGGTGGCACTCTGACGCGTACTCCCAGGCCCGGGCCACCCGTAAAGATGCAGCTACCATGCGTATGGTGATCACGGAGGGGTTATAA
- a CDS encoding sugar transferase: MISKPLKQPMLYHNNPLLHGDLPPAETATSGTLQPVFAHPLERPVNRLAKRVLDIGISLAVLTFVMSWLTPLLALLIKLDSRGPVFFKQLRSGKNNQAFTCYKFRSMRVNAQAHTLQATQEDARLTRVGRFLRRTSLDELPQFFNVLCNHMSVAGPRPHMLLHTEQYGACIDNYMSRLLVKPGITGWAQVCGYRGETRYLFEMEQRVQHDLYYLQYWTPAFDRKIIWMTVKLLLRRTPGVY, from the coding sequence ATGATAAGCAAGCCGCTGAAGCAACCGATGCTTTACCACAACAATCCCCTGCTGCACGGGGATCTCCCACCTGCAGAAACCGCTACCAGTGGCACATTGCAGCCGGTCTTTGCACATCCGCTGGAACGCCCGGTCAACCGGCTGGCAAAGCGTGTCCTGGACATAGGCATCTCCCTGGCGGTGCTCACTTTTGTTATGAGCTGGCTTACACCCTTGCTGGCATTACTGATCAAACTGGATTCAAGGGGACCGGTATTCTTTAAGCAACTGCGTTCCGGTAAGAACAACCAGGCTTTTACCTGTTACAAATTCCGCAGCATGCGGGTAAATGCACAGGCGCATACGCTACAGGCCACGCAGGAAGATGCAAGGCTTACGCGCGTAGGCCGTTTCCTGCGCCGTACCAGCCTGGATGAACTGCCACAGTTCTTTAACGTGTTATGCAATCATATGTCTGTGGCAGGTCCGCGCCCCCACATGCTGCTGCACACGGAACAATATGGAGCCTGCATTGACAACTATATGTCACGCCTCCTGGTAAAGCCCGGCATTACGGGCTGGGCGCAGGTTTGCGGCTACCGGGGCGAAACCCGCTACCTGTTTGAAATGGAACAGCGCGTGCAGCATGATCTTTATTACCTGCAATACTGGACACCTGCCTTTGACCGGAAAATTATCTGGATGACGGTAAAATTGTTGCTACGGCGCACACCTGGTGTTTATTGA
- a CDS encoding DUF1972 domain-containing protein, with amino-acid sequence MNIAIIGTRGIPNYYGGFEQFAAYLSAAMVASGHQVTVYCAHHHPWQQSTWKGVQLVHCYDPRVLGTAGQFIYDLQCIRHARRCHYDVILQLGYTSSSVWGWLLPRRKSVVTTNMDGLEWKRSKYPALVQRFLRVAERLAVRTSDHLVADSPGIQNYLRNKYDKEAVFIPYGASVFDQPDVRVPEKYGLVPFQYHLLIARMEPENNIETILDGAGERPFLVIGDTHNKFGRRMKAKYAHQPHIRFLEGIYDQQVLNNLRYFSRLYFHGHSVGGTNPSLLEAMASQALIVAHNNIFNRAVLGENGFYFRNARDVETLIKTVSRTEEQHHIDACVARIQEQYTHARIVQQYLQHFESILAARRGVKLLSFSR; translated from the coding sequence ATGAATATCGCAATTATCGGCACCCGTGGCATTCCCAATTACTATGGTGGATTTGAGCAGTTTGCAGCGTATTTGTCGGCTGCTATGGTGGCCAGTGGGCACCAGGTGACCGTATACTGCGCGCATCACCACCCGTGGCAGCAGTCCACCTGGAAAGGCGTGCAGCTGGTGCACTGTTATGATCCCCGCGTGCTGGGCACGGCAGGCCAGTTTATTTATGACCTGCAGTGCATCCGGCATGCCCGCCGCTGCCACTATGATGTGATCCTGCAACTGGGTTATACCAGCAGCAGCGTGTGGGGCTGGCTGCTGCCCCGTCGTAAAAGTGTGGTGACCACTAACATGGATGGCCTGGAGTGGAAGCGCAGCAAGTACCCCGCCCTGGTACAGCGGTTCCTGCGGGTGGCGGAGCGGCTGGCCGTGCGCACCAGTGATCACCTGGTAGCAGATTCACCTGGCATTCAAAACTACCTGCGCAATAAGTATGACAAGGAAGCAGTGTTCATTCCTTACGGTGCCAGCGTGTTTGACCAACCGGATGTGCGGGTGCCGGAAAAATATGGGTTGGTGCCTTTTCAATACCACCTGCTCATAGCCCGCATGGAGCCGGAAAATAATATTGAAACCATCCTGGATGGGGCAGGGGAGCGGCCGTTCCTGGTGATAGGCGATACGCACAACAAGTTTGGCCGCCGCATGAAAGCAAAGTATGCCCACCAGCCGCACATCCGTTTCCTGGAAGGTATTTATGATCAACAGGTGCTGAACAACCTGCGTTATTTTTCCCGCCTGTATTTTCACGGGCACAGCGTGGGTGGTACTAACCCTTCCCTGCTGGAGGCTATGGCTTCGCAGGCGCTCATCGTGGCGCACAACAATATCTTTAACCGCGCCGTTTTGGGAGAAAATGGTTTTTATTTCCGCAATGCGCGGGACGTGGAAACATTGATCAAAACCGTATCGCGTACGGAAGAGCAACATCACATAGATGCCTGTGTAGCGCGGATACAGGAACAATATACGCATGCGCGCATCGTGCAACAGTATCTCCAACATTTTGAAAGCATCCTGGCTGCCCGCCGGGGTGTGAAGCTGCTTTCTTTTTCCAGATGA